In the Helianthus annuus cultivar XRQ/B chromosome 11, HanXRQr2.0-SUNRISE, whole genome shotgun sequence genome, one interval contains:
- the LOC110887278 gene encoding auxin-responsive protein SAUR50-like, with protein MAKVRNSKKNNGILKFKLVVERLQKGFFLVRKRSHSIHGQETVPSDVKEGHFAVIASDDYVERRFVVPIACLHHPSFQRLLERAAEEYGFDHEGALMVPCRPSELEWMLEEQIGSHDWTSYKTTVESC; from the coding sequence ATGGCAAAAGTGAGGAATAGTAAGAAAAACAATGGCATATTGAAGTTTAAGTTAGTCGTGGAGAGACTACAAAAGGGTTTCTTCTTGGTCAGGAAGCGATCACATTCGATTCATGGTCAAGAAACAGTACCATCCGACGTGAAAGAAGGTCACTTTGCAGTGATAGCATCCGACGATTATGTTGAAAGGAGATTTGTCGTTCCTATCGCGTGCCTCCACCATCCTTCGTTTCAAAGACTCCTAGAGAGAGCCGCCGAAGAGTATGGGTTCGACCACGAAGGTGCACTTATGGTACCTTGTAGGCCGAGTGAGCTAGAGTGGATGCTAGAGGAACAAATAGGGTCTCATGATTGGACTTCATATAAGACCACGGTGGAAAGTTGTTGA
- the LOC110888719 gene encoding uncharacterized protein LOC110888719 yields the protein MENQLKARQNKRQRASVSREQSISIPLPQSDNSDSSQILSARRRAILAKNARTEVSHVQTSSSSTSRQPPLSEGSSISPMYLDIGNCSEVCEYCNARFWFDERLKASPLSRRPRYNQCCKGGRVRLQHPREPPDNIKHLFKRHDFLDNIRAYNSMFAMTSFGATTDDSINLTSGPYVFKVSGQICHRIGSLCPPSGERPRFLQMYIYDTENELSNRLHVFGEHGASSLDADIVALLLQTLDSINKVVRLFRTARDLSLSADVPDFAIRLYSNVNEKSYDTPSIGSIGAIVYEDEVRASNFDIIIRPKDDVPQRVSMLHSLYMALQYPLLFVFGEQGWTPELRLVDDASSRPKQLTMNMFYSYHLHDRFSLYTHLLRGGRLFQQYLVDAYICIEQNRLEYIQSHQDLFRTEYLQGIHDALIRGDTNCHDIGKRTVLPSSFTGGPRYMYKHYQDALAICRVHGNPQYFITFTCNVKWPELKRYLAETPHVKVQDRPDIIARIFRVKVDAFMGYLRSGAPFGEVVAEFQKRGLPHCHTLLWVKPCNKIQSPDDIDSYISAEIPNPTVEPVLHKIVTELMLHGPCGLPKPSAPCMIDGTCSKNFPKNYESATRFDKEGYAHYKRKADGFFVIKNGVTLDNTFVVPYNKDLLLRFDAHINVEYCGWNMVIKYLFKYISKGADRIRFTVTKTSNVPHAPNHTSSSSFDEIKNFVDGRFICPHEAAWRIFDFPIHSRNPAVQVLAVHLENMQNISFRDSQQLQNVVDNPIAKKTTLTEWLHNNILDDKGRHLRYVDYVSEYRWDTSGRCWIRRATNRTPAIGRLIYVHPSCGETFYLRMLLGHQTGCRNFSDIRTVGTEIFPTYRNACEKLGLLDNDDEWTYAFTEASVWATSKELRSLFTHMLLFCEISNPLSLWRDHWRAMSDDVVLNIERATGFKPTNISDEDLQQHVLFEIELLLNSSASSSSLCNFGLPMPRSEFASILKNRLLMEEKNYDIQKMSSDHELLKNALHPQQFAIYDLVVKSITQERQILLFVYGHGGTGKTYLWTTIICALRASSKIVLAVAASGIASLLLPSGRTAHSRFKIPLELTDDSLCDVKKNTQLAQLLKETSLIIWDEAPMSDRRCFESLDKTLRDILDNSCDPFGGKSVLLGGDFRQTLPVKPKATKSAIINSSLPKSYLWSCFKVMKLTENMRLHRPNLSSKDKADIAWFSSWLLDVGDGKIGEPIIEDDSDSKNIDIPSEFLVPFDDNSLSELIRFIYDEDTLRNPTMAKFSDKAIVCPKNKTADEINNLVLSMCEDSTVTYLSSDSMIPHANDRGDTEMLYPIEYLNVLSFSGLPPHRLDLKVNTPIILLRNINQTAGLCNGTRLLISRLLPKIIEAQVITGIAVGHRVYIPRITFVHNDKQLPFVFKRKQFPIKVCYAMTINKSQGQSLNKIGVYLPEPVFGHGQLYVAFSRATSLHALKVLIIPQKDAPQTKTKNMVFSNFLDEIHSNQETANGL from the exons ATGGAAAACCAACTAAAGGCTCGCCAAAACAAGAGACAACGTGCTTCGGTAAGTAGAGAGCAGTCTATTTCAATTCCTTTGCCTCAAAGTGATAATTCTGATAGCTCACAGATATTGTCAGCTAGACGTAGAGCAATTTTAGCTAAGAATGCTCGAACTGAAGTATCTCATGTTCAAACGTCTTCTTCATCAACTTCTCGCCAACCACCTTTGTCTGAAGGGTCGTCTATTTCGCCCATGTATTTAGATATTGGCAACTGTAGTGAGGTATGTGAGTATTGTAATGCGCGTTTTTGGTTTGATGAACGCCTTAAAGCTTCTCCTCTTAGTCGACGTCCGCGGTACAACCAATGTTGTAAGGGTGGTCGAGTTAGATTACAACATCCACGCGAACCTCCTGACAACATAAAGCACCTTTTCAAAAGACATGATTTCTTAGATAATATTCGTGCTTATAATTCCATGTTTGCGATGACTTCTTTTGGCGCGACTACTGATGACTCTATAAATTTAACCTCTGGGCCTTATGTTTTCAAAGTCAGCGGTCAGATATGTCACCGTATTGGATCTCTTTGCCCCCCTTCTGGCGAACGCCCTCGATTTTTGCAAATGTACATATACGATACCGAGAATGAACTTTCTAATAGACTTCATGTGTTTGGTGAACATGGAGCATCGTCTTTAGATGCGGATATTGTTGCACTGCTACTACAAACGTTAGATTCCATTAACAAGGTGGTGAGACTTTTCCGTACTGCTCGAGACCTTTCTCTATCAGCAGATGTTCCTGATTTTGCTATTCGTTTATACAGCAACGTAAACGAAAAGTCGTACGATACCCCATCAATTGGCTCGATTGGTGCTATTGTATATGAAGATGAAGTAAGAGCATCTAATTTTGATATAATTATTCGTCCGAAAGATGACGTCCCTCAACGTGTTAGTATGTTGCACTCTCTATATATGGCGTTGCAGTATCCATTGCTGTTTGTTTTCGGAGAACAAGGGTGGACTCCGGAGCTTCGGTTAGTGGATGATGCTTCATCACGTCCAAAGCAACTTACTATGAACATGTTCTATAGCTATCATCTTCATGATCGCTTTAGTTTATACACTCATTTGCTTAGGGGTGGACGTTTGTTTCAGCAATATTTAGTAGATGCGTATATTTGTATCGAACAAAATAGATTAGAATACATACAATCGCATCAAGATCTTTTTAGAACTGAATACTTGCAAGGCATTCATGACGCGTTGATACGAGGTGATACAAATTGTCATGACATTGGTAAGCGGACCGTTTTGCCTTCATCTTTCACTGGTGGCCCGCGGTACATGTACAAACATTATCAAGATGCATTAGCAATTTGTCGTGTACATGGAAATCCCCAATATTTCATAACGTTTACCTGCAACGTAAAATGGCCGGAGCTTAAACGATATTTAGCCGAAACGCCACACGTAAAAGTGCAAGACCGCCCGGACATTATCGCTAGAATTTTCCGGGTGAAAGTTGACGCTTTCATGGGCTATTTACGCTCCGGTGCTCCTTTTGGTGAGGTTGTGGCAG AATTCCAAAAAAGAGGGCTACCTCATTGTCATACTCTTTTGTGGGTTAAGccatgtaacaaaatacaaagtcCAGATGACATTGATAGTTACATCTCCGCTGAGATTCCGAACCCGACGGTAGAGCCGGTTCTTCATAAAATTGTCACCGAACTCATGTTACATGGACCCTGCGGATTACCTAAACCAAGTGCTCCTTGCATGATCGACGGCACCTGCTCAAAGAATTTTCCAAAAAATTATGAATCCGCCACAAGATTCGACAAAGAAGGTTATGCTCATTACAAAAGAAAGGCGGATGGTTTCTTCGTCATCAAGAATGGCGTCACTTTGGATAACACATTTGTTGTTCCTTACAACAAAGACTTGCTGCTTCGATTTGATGCGCATATTAATGTCGAATATTGTGGTTGGAATATGGTTATCAAGTATCTATTTAAGTACATATCTAAAGGCGCCGACCGCATTCGTTTTACAGTTACAAAAACATCAAATGTTCCTCATGCTCCCAACCATACATCTTCGTCTTCATTTGATGAAATTAAAAATTTCGTTGACGGTCGTTTCATATGTCCACATGAGGCCGCATGGAGGATATTTGATTTCCCTATTCACAGTAGAAATCCTGCCGTTCAAGTACTGGCTGTGCATTTAGAGAATATgcaaaacattagtttccgcgaTTCGCAACAATTACAAAACGTTGTGGACAATCCTATAGCAAAAAAAACGACCTTAACAGAATGGCTACACAACAACATATTAGACGATAAAGGCCGACATCTTCGTTACGTTGACTATGTTTCAGAATACAGGTGGGACACTTCAGGAAGATGTTGGATACGTAGGGCCACAAATAGAACGCCAGCTATAGGAAGACTCATATACGTCCATCCGTCTTGTGGCGAGACTTTCTACTTACGTATGCTACTAGGCCATCAAACTGGATGCCGAAATTTCTCGGACATACGCACTGTTGGTACGGAGATTTTCCCAACATACAGGAACGCATGTGAGAAACTCGGCCTACTTGATAATGATGATGAATGGACATATGCATTCACGGAAGCATCCGTTTGGGCTACTTCAAAGGAACTACGGTCTCTCTTTACACACATGTTATTATTTTGCGAGATATCAAATCCATTATCACTATGGAGAGACCATTGGCGTGCTATGAGTGATGACGTTGTCTTAAATATCGAACGGGCTACTGGTTTTAAACCTACTAACATAAGCGATGAAGATTTACAACAACACGTCTTATTTGAGATTGAACTACTTCTCAATTCTAGCGCAAGTTCTTCATCGCTTTGTAACTTTGGCTTACCCATGCCACGTTCTGAATTTGCTTCCATTCTAAAGAATCGTCTTTTAATGGAAGAAAAGAACTATGACATACAGAAAATGTCCTCTGATCATGAACTTCTAAAAAATGCTCTTCATCCCCAACAATTTGCCATCTATGATTTAGTAGTCAAATCAATCACACAAGAAAGACAAATACTGCTTTTCGTTTATGGCCACGGAGGTACCGGTAAGACATATTTATGGACAACTATTATTTGTGCATTACGAGCTTCTAGCAAAATAGTTTTAGCTGTTGCGGCTTCGGGGATTGCCTCTTTATTGCTACCATCCGGAAGAACTGCTCACTCAAGGTTCAAGATACCTTTAGAATTAACTGATGATTCCCTTTGTGACGTAAAAAAAAATACCCAGCTAGCGCAACTTCTTAAAGAAACTTCTCTTATAATTTGGGACGAGGCACCCATGAGTGACAGGCGATGTTTTGAGTCACTTGATAAAACACTCAGGGATATACTAGATAATTCATGTGATCCTTTCGGTGGAAAATCAGTATTGTTAGGCGGCGATTTTAGACAGACACTTCCTGTTAAACCAAAGGCTACAAAGTCTGCCATCATTAATTCATCCTTGCCCAAGTCATATTTATGGAGTTGTTTCAAAGTGATGAAGCTAACTGAAAATATGCGGCTTCATCGACCTAATCTAAGTAGCAAGGACAAAGCGGACATCGCGTGGTTTTCTTCATGGCTACTCGATGTTGGTGATGGTAAGATAGGTGAACCTATTATAGAAGACGACTCCGACAGTAAAAATATAGATATTCCATCGGAGTTTCTTGTGCCCTTTGATGATAATTCTTTGTCTGAACTTATTCGATTCATTTACGATGAAGACACGCTTCGCAATCCGACAATGGCAAAGTTCTCAGATAAAGCTATCGTCTGCCCTAAAAATAAAACAGCTGATGAAATCAACAACTTAGTCCTCAGTATGTGTGAAGACTCAACTGTAACCTACTTAAGTTCAGATTCAATGATCCCACACGCAAATGATAGAGGAGATACCGAAATGCTTTATCCAATCGAATATCTTAACGTCTTAAGTTTCAGCGGATTACCGCCGCATCGTTTAGACTTGAAAGTCAACACCCCTATAATTTTGTTGCGAAACATTAATCAGACTGCAGGCCTCTGCAATGGAACAAGGCTATTAATATCTAGATTGTTACCAAAGATTATTGAGGCTCAAGTTATAACTGGAATTGCTGTAGGTCATCGTGTTTATATACCTCGAATTACTTTTGTACACAACGACAAGCAATTACCATTTGTGTTTAAGAGGAAACAATTTCCAATAAAAGTTTGTTACGCTATGACTATAAATAAAAGCCAAGGTCAATCATTAAATAAAATTGGCGTATACCTGCCTGAGCCAGTTTTCGGCCACGGCCAACTATACGTAGCTTTCTCTAGAGCAACTTCCCTTCATGCTTTAAAAGTTCTTATAATTCCACAAAAAGACGCCcctcaaacaaaaacaaaaaacatgGTTTTCTCTAACTTTCTAGATGAAATACATTCCAACCAG GAAACTGCTAATGGCTTGTAA
- the LOC110890970 gene encoding lactoylglutathione lyase isoform X1 has translation MAVFLTTAILSRSLRFAINKPYHFTSPIPPSIFTNSPSKVSVLRRRFVSSSMASDNESPAKNPGLRSDPPDEETKGYFMQQTMYRIKDPKVSLKFYSDVLGMSLLKRLDFPDMKFSLYFMGYEDTSSAPKDPVERTEWTFGRKATVELTHNWGTEDDPKFEAYHNGNSDPRGFGHIGITVDDTYKACKRFESLNVPFVKKPDEGKMKGIAFIKDPDGYWIEIFDTKNITEVAQAAGPKPE, from the exons ATGGCGGTTTTCCTAACCACAGCTATATTATCACGTTCACTCCGCTTTGCTATTAACAAACCCTATCATTTCACATCCCCAATCCCCCCCTCTATTTTCACTAATTCTCCCTCAAAG GTTTCCGTGTTACGACGTCGTTTTGTATCATCGTCAATGGCTTCTGATAATGAATCGCCGGCGAAGAATCCGGGGCTCCGAAGTGATCCGCCGGATGAAGAAACCAAAGGATATTTTATGCAACAAACG ATGTATCGGATTAAAGATCCGAAAGTGAGTTTGAAATTCTATTCGGATGTGCTCGGAATGTC ATTGCTTAAGAGACTGGATTTCCCTGATATGAAATTTAGCTTGTACTTTATGGGATATGAG GATACTTCATCGGCTCCTAAAGATCCAGTTGAGCGTACTGAATGGACATTTGGAAGAAAGGCCACCGTTGAGCTTACACA CAACTGGGGTACCGAGGATGATCCCAAGTTCGAAGCGTATCATAACGGGAACTCAGACCCTCGAGGATTTG GACATATTGGTATAACAGTTGATGATACGTACAAGGcatgtaaaagatttgaaagtcTAAACGTTCCATTTGTCAAAAAGCCTGATGAAG GAAAAATGAAAGGGATTGCATTCATAAAAGATCCGGATGGCTACTGGATCGAGATATTCGACACTAAAAACATTACTGAGGTAGCCCAGGCTGCTGGTCCAAAACCAGAGTAA
- the LOC110890970 gene encoding lactoylglutathione lyase isoform X2 encodes MASDNESPAKNPGLRSDPPDEETKGYFMQQTMYRIKDPKVSLKFYSDVLGMSLLKRLDFPDMKFSLYFMGYEDTSSAPKDPVERTEWTFGRKATVELTHNWGTEDDPKFEAYHNGNSDPRGFGHIGITVDDTYKACKRFESLNVPFVKKPDEGKMKGIAFIKDPDGYWIEIFDTKNITEVAQAAGPKPE; translated from the exons ATGGCTTCTGATAATGAATCGCCGGCGAAGAATCCGGGGCTCCGAAGTGATCCGCCGGATGAAGAAACCAAAGGATATTTTATGCAACAAACG ATGTATCGGATTAAAGATCCGAAAGTGAGTTTGAAATTCTATTCGGATGTGCTCGGAATGTC ATTGCTTAAGAGACTGGATTTCCCTGATATGAAATTTAGCTTGTACTTTATGGGATATGAG GATACTTCATCGGCTCCTAAAGATCCAGTTGAGCGTACTGAATGGACATTTGGAAGAAAGGCCACCGTTGAGCTTACACA CAACTGGGGTACCGAGGATGATCCCAAGTTCGAAGCGTATCATAACGGGAACTCAGACCCTCGAGGATTTG GACATATTGGTATAACAGTTGATGATACGTACAAGGcatgtaaaagatttgaaagtcTAAACGTTCCATTTGTCAAAAAGCCTGATGAAG GAAAAATGAAAGGGATTGCATTCATAAAAGATCCGGATGGCTACTGGATCGAGATATTCGACACTAAAAACATTACTGAGGTAGCCCAGGCTGCTGGTCCAAAACCAGAGTAA